The following are encoded together in the Juglans microcarpa x Juglans regia isolate MS1-56 chromosome 2D, Jm3101_v1.0, whole genome shotgun sequence genome:
- the LOC121250165 gene encoding monothiol glutaredoxin-S10-like, translating to MAVTSNLTNFTSLVLNSPRTLSPISKPSVCSIPFNNTRGLRTNSISSFATNGSRTYRPFSVQAMASSFGSRLEDSVKKTVTENPVVVYSKTWCSYSSEVKSLFKRLGVQPFVIELDELGPQGPQVQKVLERLTGQYTVPNVFIGGKHIGGCTDTVKLYRQGELEPLLSEAKAKSTES from the exons aTGGCAGTCACATCTAATCTCACCAATTTCACCTCTCTCGTTCTGAATTCTCCTCGCACTCTCTCTCCCATCAGCAAGCCCTCCGTTTGCTCTATTCCTTTCAACAATACTCGTGGCCTCAGGACCAACTCAATCTCGAGTTTTGCCACCAATGGCTCAAGAACGTACAGACCCTTTTCGGTTCAGGCCATGGCTTCTTCGTTCGGGTCTCGGCTCGAAGATAGCGTGAAGAAGACAGTGACTGAAAACCCAGTTGTTGTTTACTCCAAAACTTGGTGCTC GTACTCTTCTGAGGTGAAGTCGTTGTTCAAAAGGCTTGGTGTGCAGCCATTTGTCATTGAATTGGATGAACTAG GTCCCCAAGGGCCACAAGTGCAGAAGGTTCTTGAGAGGCTTACTGGGCAGTATACTGTTCCAAATGTTTTCATTG GAGGCAAGCATATTGGCGGATGTACAG ATACAGTGAAGTTGTACCGGCAAGGAGAGCTTGAACCTTTGCTGTCAGAAGCCAAAGCCAAAAGTACAGAAAGCTAG
- the LOC121250166 gene encoding photosystem I reaction center subunit IV B, chloroplastic-like, protein MASCNMASAASGFVLTPNVSSSTSSSARSNMLFFPLKNNSSRLVVRAAEEGAAPPATAPVEGEAPKAKPPPIGPKRGAKVKILRKESYWFNGIGSVVAVDQDPKTRYPVVVRFNKVNYANVSTNNYALDEIVEV, encoded by the exons ATGGCAAGCTGCAACATGGCATCAGCTGCTTCTGGGTTTGTGCTAACACCTAATGTTTCAAGCAGCACAAGTTCATCTGCCAGGAGTAACATGTTATTCTTCCCTTTGAAGAACAATAGTTCAAGGCTAGTTGTTAGGGCCGCTGAGGAAGGAGCAGCTCCACCAGCCACAGCACCAGTTGAAGGTGAAGCTCCAAAGGCTAAACCACCACCAATTGGACCCAAAAGAGGTGCCAAG GTAAAGATTCTGAGGAAAGAGTCTTACTGGTTCAATGGCATTGGATCTGTGGTAGCTGTTGACCAG GATCCAAAGACTCGCTACCCAGTGGTGGTTCGCTTCAACAAAGTTAACTATGCAAATGTATCTACAAATAACTATGCATTGGATGAAATTGTAGAAGTTTAA